The sequence CACCGCCGGCTGAGGAGTCGTAGCCCCATGACTGTCCTGAACACGCCCCTGCACGAGCTGGACCCGGAGATCGCCGCCGCGGTCGACGCCGAGCTGAACCGCCAGCAGTCGACGCTGGAGATGATCGCCTCCGAGAACTTCGCGCCGCTCGCGGTCATGGAGGCGCAGGGCTCGGTCCTCACCAACAAGTACGCCGAGGGCTATCCGGGCCGCCGCTACTACGGCGGCTGCGAGCACGTCGACGTGGCCGAGCAGATCGCCATCGACCGGGTCAAGGAGCTGTTCGGCGCCGAGTACGCCAATGTGCAGCCCCACTCCGGCGCCTCCGCGAACCAGGCGGCCCTGTTCGCGCTGGCCCAGCCCGGGGACACCATCCTCGGCCTGGACCTGGCACACGGCGGCCACCTGACCCACGGCATGCGGCTGAACTTCTCCGGCAAGCAGTTCAACGTGGTCGCCTACCACGTGGACGCCGAGACCGGCCTGGTCGACATGGCCGAGGTCGAGCGGCTCGCCAAGGAGCACCGCCCCAAGGTGATCATCGCGGGCTGGTCGGCGTACCCGCGGCAGCTGGACTTCGCCGCGTTCCGCGAGATCGCCGACGAGACCGGCGCGTACCTGTGGGTCGACATGGCGCACTTCGCCGGCCTGGTCGCCGCGGGCCTGCACCCGAACCCGGTGGAGTACGCCGACGTCGTCACCTCCACGACCCACAAGACGCTCGGCGGGCCGCGCGGCGGCATCATCCTCGCCAGGAAGGACTTCGCGAAGAAGCTGAACTCCTCCGTCTTCCCGGGCTTCCAGGGCGGTCCGCTGGAGCACGTGATCGCGGCCAAGGCGGTGTCCTTCAAGGTCGCGGCGGGCGAGGACTTCAAGGAGCGCCAGCGCCGTACGGTGGAGGGCGCCCGCATCCTCGCCGAGCGGCTGACCGCCGCCGACGCGCGGGAGGCCGGGGTGAACGTGCTGTCCGGCGGCACGGACGTGCACCTGATCCTGGTGGACCTGCGCGCGAGCGAGCTGGACGGGCAGCAGGCCGAGGACCGGCTGCACGAGGTCGGCATCACGGTCAACCGCAACGCCGTCCCGAACGACCCGCGCCCGCCGATGGTCACCTCGGGTCTGCGCATCGGCACCCCGGCGCTGGCCACCCGCGGCTTCACGGCCGAGGACTTCGCCGAGGTCGCCGACGTGATCGCCGAGACGCTGAAGCCGTCCTACGACGCCGAGGCGCTCAAGGCGCGCGTCAAGGCACTCGCCGACAAGCACCCGCTGTACCCGGGTCTGAACAAGTAAGTCACCTTTCGCGGGGCACCGCGCACACTGGGAGTACCGGCGTGCGCGGTGCCCGCGCCCCTGTACCGCCCCTTTTGCACCACCCCGTATTGAGGAGTCCCCCCGTGGCCATCTCGGTCTTCGACCTGTTCTCGATCGGCATCGGCCCGTCCAGCTCCCACACGGTCGGCCCGATGCGCGCGGCGCGCATGTTCGCCCGCCGGCTGCGCAACGAGGGCCTGCTCGGCTCCGTCGCCTCCCTGCGCTGCGAGCTGTACGGCTCGCTGGGCGCGACCGGCCACGGCCACGGCACCCCGAAGGCGGTGCTGCTCGGCCTGGAGGGCGCCTCGCCGCGCACGGTGGACGTGGAGACGGCCGACGAGCGGGTGGAGCGGATCCGGCAGGCGGGCCGCATCGCGCTGCTCGGCGAGCACGAGATCCCCTTCTCCTGCGACGACGACCTGGTCCTGCACCGCCGCAAGGCACTGCCGTACCACGCCAACGGCATGACCCTGTGGGCGTACGACGCCTCGGGCGCCGAGGTGCTGTCGAAGACGTACTACTCCGTCGGCGGCGGCTTCGTGGTGGACGAGGACGCGGTGGGCGCGGACCGGATCGTGCTGGACGACACGGTCCTGAAGTACCCGTTCCGCACCGGCGACGAGCTGCTGCGCCTGACGAAGGAAACGGGCCTGTCGATCTCCTCGCTGATGCTGGAGAACGAGCGGGCCTGGCGCACCGAGGAGGAGATCCGCGCGGGCCTGCTGGAGATCTGGCGGGTGATGCGCGAGTGCGTGCAGCGGGGCATGTCCCGGGAGGGCATCCTGCCCGGCGGGCTGAAGGTGCGCCGCCGCGCGGCGGTCTCGGCCCGCCAGCTGCGCGCCGAGGGCGACCCGCTCGCGCACGCCATGGAGTGGATCACGCTCTACGCCATGGCGGTGAACGAGGAGAACGCGGCCGGCGGCCGGGTGGTGACCGCGCCCACGAACGGCGCGGCCGGCATCATCCCGGCGGTCCTGCACTACTACATCAACTTCGTGCCGGGCGCGGACGAGGACGGCGTGGTCCGCTTCCTCCTCGCCGCCGGCGCGATCGGCATGCTGTTCAAGGAGAACGCCTCCATCTCCGGCGCCGAGGTCGGCTGCCAGGGCGAGGTGGGCTCCGCCTGCTCCATGGCCGCGGGCGCGCTCGCCGAGGTGCTCGGCGGCTCCCCCGAGCAGGTGGAGAACGCGGCCGAGATCGGCATGGAGCACAACCTCGGCCTGACCTGCGACCCGGTCGGCGGCCTGGTGCAGATCCCGTGCATCGAGCGCAACGGCATGGCCGCGGTGAAGGCGGTCACGGCCGCGAAGATGGCGATGCGCGGCGACGGCTCCCACAAGGTCTCCCTCGACAAGGTCATCAAGACCATGAAGGACACCGGCGCGGACATGAGCGTCAAGTACAAGGAGACGGCGCGGGGCGGGCTGGCGGTGAACATCATCGAGTGCTGAACCGGTACGATTTCCGGCCGCACCGTCACAAATAGCTTTTTTCGTATCACCGAGAGCTAGCATCGGTGGCGTGATCGACCTGTACCCCGCGCTGTGGGGGCTGCTCGGCAGCAGTGTGGCCGAGGCGCTCAACCTCTCGGCGCTGATGCGTCCGACGGGTCCGCGCAGCCGCTGGCGCTGGCCCTGGCGCAGTCGTGCCGACCGGCCGGTGATGCTGGTGGCCATCGGGCTGCGGCTGTTCGCCGGGTTCGGGCTCACCGCGGCGCTGGGCAATTCCGGCCAGCTGCCGAACGCGACCGCCGCGTTCGCCGTGGGCGTGACCACGCCGCTGGTCGTCGCGAAGTTCTTCCAGGCGATCCCGATCACCGGCGCGGGCCCGGGTCAGCAGCCCGAACCCCCGCTGCCCACCGCCCGGCAGGCCGGCGCGGACGCCGAAGAGGCGCTGTCGCAGCCAAGGGGGTCCAGTGCTGCGAGCTGACAGCGCGCTCGGCCGTCTGGTGCTGGCGCTGGCCGCCCGCCCTGCCGACCCGCCGCCGGCCGCGCCCGCGCGCCCCGGCACCCGGCTGATCACCGCCCTGGGTGCGGGCCGGGCACCGGTGGCCGCGGCTCCCGCGCGGGCGCGGTACCGGCCGGCGTCCCGGGGGCGGCGGCTGCCGGGGCTGCTCACCACCTGGCTGGTCGCCCTGGCCTGCCTCACGGCCGCGGCGGTGCAGGAGGTGCTGCCGGGTCCCTGGGACGGGATGCTGCCGGGGCAGGTCCGGGCGCCGTCCCCGGAACACTGGCGTCTGACCGCCGCCGGACGGCTCGGGCCGCGCGGGCGGGCCGAGGCGCTGGCGTTCACTCCGGACGGCCGGCTGCTGGTGACGGTCACCCGGTCCGCGGCCAGCACCTGGGACCTGGCGGATCCCGGACACCCCGAGCGGGTTCCCGTTCCCGAGGGCGTGCGCCGGGTGACGGCCGTGACGACGAGTCCGGACGGCCGCACGCTGGTGGCGGCCGGAGGGCCGGACGTACGCGCGCTCGCCG comes from Streptomyces sp. SCL15-4 and encodes:
- a CDS encoding L-serine ammonia-lyase, which codes for MAISVFDLFSIGIGPSSSHTVGPMRAARMFARRLRNEGLLGSVASLRCELYGSLGATGHGHGTPKAVLLGLEGASPRTVDVETADERVERIRQAGRIALLGEHEIPFSCDDDLVLHRRKALPYHANGMTLWAYDASGAEVLSKTYYSVGGGFVVDEDAVGADRIVLDDTVLKYPFRTGDELLRLTKETGLSISSLMLENERAWRTEEEIRAGLLEIWRVMRECVQRGMSREGILPGGLKVRRRAAVSARQLRAEGDPLAHAMEWITLYAMAVNEENAAGGRVVTAPTNGAAGIIPAVLHYYINFVPGADEDGVVRFLLAAGAIGMLFKENASISGAEVGCQGEVGSACSMAAGALAEVLGGSPEQVENAAEIGMEHNLGLTCDPVGGLVQIPCIERNGMAAVKAVTAAKMAMRGDGSHKVSLDKVIKTMKDTGADMSVKYKETARGGLAVNIIEC
- the glyA gene encoding serine hydroxymethyltransferase, translating into MTVLNTPLHELDPEIAAAVDAELNRQQSTLEMIASENFAPLAVMEAQGSVLTNKYAEGYPGRRYYGGCEHVDVAEQIAIDRVKELFGAEYANVQPHSGASANQAALFALAQPGDTILGLDLAHGGHLTHGMRLNFSGKQFNVVAYHVDAETGLVDMAEVERLAKEHRPKVIIAGWSAYPRQLDFAAFREIADETGAYLWVDMAHFAGLVAAGLHPNPVEYADVVTSTTHKTLGGPRGGIILARKDFAKKLNSSVFPGFQGGPLEHVIAAKAVSFKVAAGEDFKERQRRTVEGARILAERLTAADAREAGVNVLSGGTDVHLILVDLRASELDGQQAEDRLHEVGITVNRNAVPNDPRPPMVTSGLRIGTPALATRGFTAEDFAEVADVIAETLKPSYDAEALKARVKALADKHPLYPGLNK